The stretch of DNA TCGTCCAGCAGCAGGCGCGACGCCAGCAGGATCGCTCCCGCCGTGATCGCCACGTCGGCCACGTTGAAGACGAAGGGGAAGTAGTTGAGCAGGATGAAGTCGGTCACGGCGCCGTTGAGCAGCCGGTCGCCCAGGTTTCCCACCGCGCCCGCGATCACCAGCCCAGCGGCCGAGGCGACGTGCGGGTCCTCGGTAGATGCGAGCATCCGCGCGCAGACGTAGATGCCGCCCAGGCTGGTGAGCGCCAGCAGCGGCAGGCGCAGGCCCGCGGGCATGTCGGCCAGGATGGAGAAGGCCACGCCGGGGTTGCGCCGGTGCGCCAGCCAGATCCACCCGTCCACCACGGGCCGGATGCTGCCCTCGAAGAACCGGTTCTGCACCCAGAACTTCGTCAGCCAGTCTGCCGCGACGATGAGCGCGATGCCGAGCGAGAGCCGGCGGGTCCGGGAAAGGTTCATGCCGCCACCACCGGGTTGCTGAGGGTGCCCACGCCGGGAATCTCCACCTCCACCACGTCCCCCGCCGCGAGCGGGCCCACCCCGGCCGGCGTGCCGGTGGCGACCACGTCGCCCGGCTCCAGCGTCATGAACGAGGTGACGTACGCCAGGATCGCGGGGATGCCGAACGCCATCTCGCGCACGTGCCCCCGCTGCCGCTCCTGACCGTTGACGCGGCACACGACCTCCAGCGCGTCCACGTCCACGTCGCGCAGCGGCACCATCTTCCCCACGGGGCAGAAGGTGTCGAAGCCCTTGGCGCGCGCCCACTGGCCGTCCGCCTTCTGCAGGTCGCGCGCGGTCACGTCGTTCAGCGGCGCCACGCCCGCCACGTACGACCAGGCGTCCTCGGGCGACACCGACCGCGCCTTCCGCCCGATCACGACGGCGATCTCGCCCTCGTGCTCCACGCGCTGCGACTGCGCCGTGAGCATGATCGCGTCCCCATCGCCCACGAGCGACGAGGGCGGCTTGAGGAAGATGAGCGGCCGCTGGGGCACCTCGTTGCCCAGCTCGCGCGCGTGCTCCACGTAGTTGCGCCCGACGCAGACGATCTTGGACGGGCGTGGAAGGCTGCTGCTCATGGTGCGTCGTGCTTC from Longimicrobiaceae bacterium encodes:
- a CDS encoding fumarylacetoacetate hydrolase family protein; amino-acid sequence: MSSSLPRPSKIVCVGRNYVEHARELGNEVPQRPLIFLKPPSSLVGDGDAIMLTAQSQRVEHEGEIAVVIGRKARSVSPEDAWSYVAGVAPLNDVTARDLQKADGQWARAKGFDTFCPVGKMVPLRDVDVDALEVVCRVNGQERQRGHVREMAFGIPAILAYVTSFMTLEPGDVVATGTPAGVGPLAAGDVVEVEIPGVGTLSNPVVAA
- the lspA gene encoding signal peptidase II; amino-acid sequence: MNLSRTRRLSLGIALIVAADWLTKFWVQNRFFEGSIRPVVDGWIWLAHRRNPGVAFSILADMPAGLRLPLLALTSLGGIYVCARMLASTEDPHVASAAGLVIAGAVGNLGDRLLNGAVTDFILLNYFPFVFNVADVAITAGAILLASRLLLDEGSRAAAPSPADAGGPATP